Proteins from a single region of Patescibacteria group bacterium:
- a CDS encoding O-antigen ligase family protein, which translates to MSLAVTNLFDRRFWLCLAIFFAFNLISFLGFHVLIVQVVFFWLLVFLMICLVIWRFDFAILLFLGELLFGQAGHFLEWQNISLRSALMIILLIGWLTRKIVKQEKILFFQQSISVYWLVLALMVLLAVGRGFWNNHESLLVIQDAMAYGFFLLVFPLSEFFRKESYWPWLTRILAVAVIGVSILTLANLFIYSAGLSQVHDNYYWWLRQIAVGKVTDLGSGFYRIVFPAHLWMLPLLLVLLSLVLGRNVSRGERKNLIILAVAISLSLMINFSRGYFLGILAGLMLLKLNLSWRRWLIAFILILLVFVVEFNLIYFLTTGKLAGLTFLSGRLGTITQPEEELSSLTRLRILPNLLFQIKQNPIFGPGLGSMVSFLNPLNNLITKTSNPDWGWLEMWLELGLLGLMVYLAFSGKLIFSYLKGASRFSRDLSVGLAVGFVSLMVANLTGPFLFHPLGIFYQVLMISFI; encoded by the coding sequence ATGTCTCTCGCCGTTACTAATTTGTTTGACCGAAGATTTTGGCTGTGCTTGGCCATTTTTTTTGCTTTTAATTTAATTTCATTTTTAGGCTTTCATGTCCTTATTGTTCAGGTTGTTTTCTTTTGGTTGCTGGTATTTTTAATGATCTGTTTGGTTATTTGGCGATTTGATTTCGCCATTTTATTATTTTTGGGAGAATTATTATTTGGTCAGGCTGGGCATTTTCTCGAATGGCAAAACATTTCTTTGCGTTCAGCCTTGATGATAATTTTGTTGATTGGTTGGTTAACAAGAAAGATAGTGAAGCAAGAAAAAATACTTTTTTTTCAACAATCTATTTCTGTTTATTGGCTAGTTTTAGCCCTAATGGTTCTACTGGCTGTGGGGCGAGGATTTTGGAATAACCATGAGTCTCTTTTGGTGATTCAAGACGCCATGGCTTATGGTTTTTTCTTGTTAGTTTTTCCGCTCAGCGAATTTTTTAGAAAAGAAAGTTATTGGCCGTGGCTGACGAGAATTTTGGCCGTGGCTGTAATCGGCGTAAGCATCCTTACCTTGGCTAACTTATTTATTTATTCAGCTGGCCTAAGCCAAGTTCATGATAATTATTATTGGTGGTTGAGGCAAATAGCCGTGGGCAAGGTGACTGACTTGGGAAGCGGATTTTATCGCATTGTTTTTCCGGCTCATTTATGGATGTTGCCGTTGCTTCTAGTTCTTTTAAGTCTTGTCTTGGGCCGAAATGTTTCCCGTGGAGAACGAAAGAATCTTATTATTTTAGCCGTGGCCATTAGTTTGAGTTTAATGATTAATTTTTCGCGCGGTTATTTTTTAGGCATCTTAGCTGGACTTATGCTTTTAAAGCTCAATTTATCTTGGCGTCGTTGGTTAATAGCTTTCATCTTGATTTTATTGGTTTTTGTAGTAGAATTTAATTTGATTTATTTTCTAACTACCGGGAAGCTGGCTGGTTTGACGTTTCTGTCTGGACGCTTGGGGACTATTACTCAACCAGAAGAAGAATTAAGCTCTTTGACGCGATTGAGAATTCTGCCCAATTTATTGTTTCAAATAAAGCAGAATCCAATTTTTGGCCCTGGCCTGGGCTCTATGGTCAGTTTTTTAAATCCGCTTAATAATTTAATCACGAAAACTTCGAATCCTGATTGGGGATGGTTAGAGATGTGGCTGGAGCTTGGTTTGTTGGGCCTAATGGTTTATCTGGCTTTTTCGGGCAAATTAATTTTTTCTTATCTTAAAGGTGCTTCACGTTTTTCCCGAGATCTTTCCGTCGGCTTAGCGGTTGG
- a CDS encoding 30S ribosomal protein S21 yields MTIEVKKKAGESTEGMIRRFNQSVVRSGLVKEVKGRRFRSRTTTSRARKISALRRKSDQAKREFLIKTGALKS; encoded by the coding sequence ATGACAATCGAAGTTAAGAAAAAAGCTGGCGAATCGACCGAGGGAATGATTCGACGCTTCAATCAAAGCGTAGTGCGCAGTGGCCTAGTCAAAGAAGTGAAAGGCCGCCGTTTTCGTTCTCGAACAACTACTTCGCGAGCGAGAAAAATTAGCGCTTTACGACGCAAGAGCGATCAGGCTAAGCGCGAGTTTTTGATTAAAACTGGCGCCTTGAAGAGCTAG
- a CDS encoding thrombospondin type 3 repeat-containing protein produces MFANESNLNQEPEDIFASGESNKSVAAVPGKTDPLSRTVKRQGSPRQATKFLKIILIIIIIALVGYGGYYAYGKFGPIIKSKLAEVKSTKPTPVQEVVNNKINNDTSQPSTILDSDKDGLSDQEEQSLATDPNKADSDNDGLLDNEEVKIYKSNPLSGDSNNDGISDGDSVRRGIDPVTGAQFDLQKAINNF; encoded by the coding sequence ATGTTTGCTAATGAATCAAACTTAAACCAGGAACCGGAGGATATTTTTGCTTCTGGCGAGTCAAACAAATCTGTCGCAGCCGTACCCGGCAAAACCGATCCATTATCTCGGACCGTTAAACGTCAAGGCTCTCCGCGACAAGCAACCAAGTTTTTAAAAATAATTTTAATTATTATTATTATTGCTTTGGTTGGTTATGGCGGTTATTACGCTTATGGAAAATTTGGGCCGATTATAAAATCAAAATTAGCCGAAGTGAAGTCGACCAAGCCAACTCCAGTCCAAGAAGTGGTTAATAATAAAATCAATAACGACACCTCACAGCCTTCGACGATTCTAGATTCGGATAAAGACGGATTGAGCGATCAAGAAGAACAAAGCTTAGCCACTGATCCGAATAAAGCCGATAGCGATAACGACGGGCTATTAGATAACGAAGAGGTAAAAATTTATAAAAGCAATCCTTTAAGCGGCGATTCCAACAATGACGGTATTTCCGATGGCGATTCGGTCCGCCGCGGCATTGATCCGGTTACGGGCGCGCAATTTGATCTACAAAAAGCCATTAATAATTTTTAA
- a CDS encoding GatB/YqeY domain-containing protein — protein MTLFEKILEDLKQAMIKKDEIKVSALRMLKASLQNLEIELKAKKKELTDELTIEIVSCETKRRKESIEAFDKGGRQDLAQKEKKELEILSVYLPEQLSEEKLRVIIQSKIKELSAAGPQDFGKVMGAVSKETKGKADGNKVSALVKEELSK, from the coding sequence ATGACTTTGTTTGAGAAAATTTTAGAAGATTTAAAGCAGGCGATGATCAAGAAAGATGAAATAAAAGTTTCGGCCTTGAGAATGCTGAAGGCTTCTTTACAAAATCTTGAAATCGAACTAAAGGCTAAGAAAAAAGAATTGACCGACGAATTGACGATAGAAATCGTCAGCTGTGAAACTAAACGCCGCAAAGAATCTATAGAAGCTTTTGATAAAGGCGGCCGTCAGGATTTAGCTCAAAAAGAAAAAAAAGAATTAGAAATTTTATCTGTTTATTTACCCGAACAATTGTCAGAAGAAAAATTAAGAGTTATAATTCAAAGCAAGATAAAAGAATTAAGCGCGGCTGGCCCGCAGGACTTCGGCAAGGTGATGGGCGCCGTTTCTAAGGAAACTAAAGGAAAAGCCGACGGCAACAAGGTCAGCGCTTTAGTCAAAGAAGAATTGAGCAAATAA
- a CDS encoding Ig-like domain-containing protein, translating to MRNLKFGELFFSARTKKLFSLAFLFFILLILVGQFSVAHAQPPMNEGLEQFSNTTELPSTPLPIIIGRIVRFILGFLGLIAVVIVVYGGFIWMTSGGNEEKITRAKKLMAAGIIGLLIIILAYAFASFIINAISQIISGIAGNGGEPGGPGILPDDFKVSRILTTHEGPPQNYHQSVYLCSAVQPIFNHRVKPDNIQQLVQDNLLKVESGGTFTGTWQVLGNALVFKHDSLFASETDYTVHLPKQIGDNGGKTLKKCEASNGCTETDTDFTWRFTTGIHTDTSKPYITSSYPISKQNDPNYPDRNVDLTPLIDVNFSEPVDATTVMDSNNNPIAANIWVSRLDGRGGLVVEQIPATDWLVDIEDTGFKIYLRDTVQLKPFTWYRIHVSGIKDLCSNIMDPDNVEWEFQTNDHAPGISSYYPTGEKVCSSTNIGLTFGTSMENNLVLFRVKQGDNLIFEINKNPNIKGPVVISNQYADLTIPDLQTKVFIINPRVDLTPNLTYQIEMTSDLVINQKGDTLGKTWSFKTTTAANCLCAPWINRVSPAQGPSGQCITVFGECFTGTPSHSAAPKNNQISFLIGPSVVNSPVEYVSDNYLTTTVPDTGEDLPVAAKVRLTIVYSSSGEEETSNSDVTYTIDRSGSAQGPCLWVINPSSGYRDKTNIELNGIRLGNGGGEKDAVKFYNEAAVSNCPGTGCNWSDTKINNFKVPSLAGTGDVYVSNNNGNSNALPFTVLEQLPGPGEVCSDGNVCPNGSTRCQGEPTYTCRVNNTDCRCCCNPTEQNTCPGSLQCMANQSPCTGGSRGLCCGCQTDEQCGTGMGCGILDTNKCCHAQPIIESKNPDDNQIGVCRNAALVAVFNQKMDEASLNWNNIKFEICDDNNCANGTSVPATLTINDLVTKTGFTINPCLTNPLLEANRWYRIMVTGKKLDGQPGDGVRSDKGVSMLGVNSWVFQTGDELCQIDRIDVNPANKMVKVGAQQRYTANAYDDQQPVCVASFDWDSSAPVVATVEPIAGLETTASALSQGQTNISASTWIEIPGKLGQRRKITGLGVLTVKLTDLAVEEDSTCEPPSQIYSTPNPRPNYQQACLNIKVGARFNKNVDDGRINGTNLIKVYNCGSDQTCSHPTEVGAKDVYVYPVTLEKEAFVFEPTQNLSADTYYEVIVPGGEAGVIGEDGSSMAQDYVWQFKTKNDSVCPVESVAVLPIRTQLLNINDTQKFDSEALGEACQMLTGSYTWQWSSGDTKIATVSPTGPNNSTTATAKGLGETNITAATSGKSNQAYLVVSPAPTIISSSRFPAPNSTNICRNAFVLFTFDQEMDLNTINTSMATTTTVTLWGKNQDQGSPTSSLWNLFKNLVLKLRDNLINVSQAAPQGPPKSEWTQIAGEVKSQVISIGGIDSDSQQKQTLVRFVPSSALDSQRLYEIRIVGGPNGVKSKYGVSMAQDQSWQFTTGNKICQIQRVQITPQSYIFSQARKGHDFFATAYARDNQPISPITGVYTWTWAWTVKDNLITVTGDQDNPSRGAAVAGSTNGDTVLTAEAVDSLNQSFTNSAAVRVFICENPWVYPRPNDTNFYNFQLNYCRDGSPLLPALPDPVNAAKADSELKVSWLFNVPNTSDVIGLRIYDNFDHLTPAEWYKVKINSQSNPSAAPSVDDYQAIKDGRTTYVGATNVDFGLIGGGQPKLYSNIFLLSYNDNASQETIKIVNDLIKYWTFNINVRGDKMSLVHDLSRLVNFNQLNQLLSQYRAANNDFPKLISGIYVPGMTTSRWSSWQDTLGDSLGSALPIDPINTFANRNNCSGQKPYSCCADCPVNDPQCQGRCYNSAPDKLKYECVAGSHVYQYMYKFFQGNKGYALYSNFEYREPNNWQHNCASYNQTSTCSKHNWCAWINGSCKAKDLNFTGNACSSPSSCSCFNMQYLETYYYQQEWGQQQQESQK from the coding sequence ATGAGAAACCTAAAGTTTGGAGAGTTATTTTTTAGCGCAAGAACTAAGAAACTCTTTTCTCTAGCGTTTCTCTTTTTTATTTTATTGATTTTAGTCGGCCAATTTTCTGTTGCTCATGCTCAGCCGCCGATGAACGAAGGACTGGAACAGTTTTCTAATACTACCGAACTACCATCTACGCCATTGCCTATTATTATCGGCCGTATAGTTCGTTTTATTTTGGGATTCTTGGGATTAATCGCCGTGGTTATCGTCGTTTATGGCGGATTTATTTGGATGACTTCGGGCGGTAACGAAGAAAAGATTACTCGAGCTAAAAAATTAATGGCCGCTGGTATTATTGGTTTACTTATTATTATTCTAGCTTATGCTTTTGCCTCTTTTATTATCAATGCCATTAGTCAAATAATTAGTGGTATTGCTGGTAATGGCGGAGAACCTGGCGGTCCGGGAATCTTGCCAGATGATTTTAAGGTAAGCAGAATTTTAACTACCCATGAAGGTCCACCGCAAAACTATCATCAAAGCGTTTATTTGTGTTCAGCCGTTCAGCCGATTTTTAATCATCGCGTTAAGCCGGACAACATCCAACAATTAGTTCAGGATAATTTATTAAAAGTAGAAAGCGGCGGTACATTTACCGGCACTTGGCAGGTCTTAGGCAATGCCTTGGTCTTTAAGCACGATTCGCTCTTCGCTTCAGAGACAGATTATACCGTGCATTTGCCAAAACAAATTGGCGATAATGGCGGTAAGACATTGAAAAAATGTGAAGCCAGCAATGGCTGTACGGAAACAGACACTGATTTTACTTGGCGCTTTACTACCGGGATTCACACTGATACGTCCAAACCATACATTACCAGTAGTTATCCGATTTCAAAACAGAACGACCCCAACTATCCTGATCGTAATGTTGATTTAACGCCGCTTATTGACGTTAATTTTTCCGAACCAGTTGACGCTACGACGGTAATGGATAGTAATAATAATCCAATCGCTGCAAATATCTGGGTCTCACGCCTAGATGGCCGCGGCGGTTTAGTGGTTGAGCAAATTCCGGCGACCGATTGGCTGGTAGACATAGAAGACACCGGTTTTAAAATATATTTGCGCGATACGGTTCAGTTAAAACCATTTACTTGGTATCGCATTCATGTTTCCGGTATTAAAGATTTGTGCTCCAATATCATGGATCCGGATAATGTAGAATGGGAGTTTCAGACCAACGATCATGCTCCGGGAATCTCTTCATATTATCCAACCGGCGAAAAAGTTTGCTCCAGCACCAATATTGGTCTGACTTTTGGCACTTCGATGGAAAATAATTTAGTCCTCTTTAGGGTAAAGCAGGGCGACAATTTGATTTTTGAGATTAATAAAAATCCAAACATTAAAGGGCCGGTAGTTATCAGTAACCAATATGCCGATTTAACGATCCCTGATCTCCAGACTAAAGTTTTTATCATAAACCCGCGCGTTGATTTGACGCCCAACCTAACTTATCAAATCGAGATGACAAGCGATCTGGTTATAAATCAAAAGGGTGATACCTTAGGAAAAACTTGGTCATTTAAAACAACTACGGCGGCTAATTGTTTGTGTGCGCCGTGGATTAATCGCGTGAGTCCAGCTCAAGGCCCAAGTGGTCAATGCATAACCGTTTTCGGAGAATGTTTTACCGGCACGCCCAGCCATTCGGCTGCGCCCAAAAATAATCAAATCAGTTTTTTAATCGGGCCCTCAGTAGTTAATTCGCCAGTAGAATATGTCAGTGATAATTATTTAACCACTACTGTACCCGATACCGGCGAAGACTTGCCAGTGGCAGCTAAGGTAAGATTGACGATCGTTTATAGTTCGAGCGGCGAAGAAGAAACTAGTAATAGTGACGTGACTTACACAATCGATCGATCCGGTTCAGCCCAGGGTCCGTGCTTGTGGGTAATTAACCCCAGTTCTGGCTATCGAGATAAAACCAATATTGAATTAAATGGTATTCGTTTGGGCAATGGCGGTGGCGAAAAGGATGCGGTTAAATTTTATAATGAAGCGGCGGTGAGCAACTGCCCTGGTACTGGTTGTAATTGGAGTGATACGAAAATAAATAATTTTAAAGTGCCTAGCTTAGCGGGAACAGGAGACGTTTATGTTAGTAATAATAACGGCAATAGCAATGCTTTGCCATTTACGGTTTTAGAACAATTACCCGGTCCGGGCGAGGTGTGTTCGGATGGAAACGTTTGTCCGAATGGATCAACTCGATGCCAAGGCGAACCGACTTATACTTGTCGAGTTAACAATACCGATTGCCGATGTTGCTGTAACCCGACCGAACAAAATACTTGTCCCGGCAGTTTGCAATGTATGGCCAATCAGTCGCCTTGTACGGGCGGTAGCCGAGGGCTTTGTTGCGGCTGTCAAACAGACGAGCAGTGTGGCACCGGCATGGGTTGTGGCATTTTAGATACAAATAAATGTTGTCATGCTCAGCCAATTATTGAGTCAAAAAATCCAGATGACAACCAAATAGGAGTTTGCCGTAATGCGGCTTTAGTCGCGGTTTTCAATCAAAAAATGGATGAAGCGAGCTTAAATTGGAATAATATAAAGTTTGAAATTTGCGACGATAATAATTGTGCCAACGGAACCTCTGTGCCTGCCACATTAACCATTAATGATCTGGTTACTAAGACTGGTTTTACGATTAATCCCTGTTTAACCAATCCGCTCTTAGAAGCCAATAGATGGTATCGCATAATGGTTACCGGTAAAAAATTAGACGGTCAACCCGGCGATGGAGTTCGTTCAGATAAAGGCGTTTCCATGTTAGGCGTGAATAGCTGGGTGTTTCAGACGGGCGACGAGCTTTGCCAAATTGATAGAATAGATGTTAATCCGGCCAATAAAATGGTTAAGGTCGGCGCTCAACAAAGATATACGGCTAATGCTTATGATGATCAACAACCAGTTTGTGTTGCTAGCTTTGATTGGGACTCTAGCGCGCCGGTGGTGGCGACCGTAGAGCCAATTGCCGGGCTAGAAACTACGGCCAGCGCTTTAAGCCAAGGACAAACAAATATTTCTGCTTCAACCTGGATAGAGATACCCGGTAAATTAGGTCAACGCCGAAAGATTACTGGTTTAGGCGTTTTGACTGTCAAATTAACTGATTTAGCCGTTGAAGAAGATTCAACTTGTGAGCCTCCGAGCCAAATTTATTCTACACCAAATCCACGACCCAATTATCAGCAAGCATGTCTTAATATAAAAGTTGGCGCCCGGTTTAATAAAAATGTGGATGATGGCCGCATTAACGGTACCAATTTAATTAAAGTTTATAATTGCGGTTCGGATCAAACCTGTTCTCATCCAACCGAAGTAGGCGCAAAAGACGTATATGTTTATCCGGTTACTTTAGAAAAAGAAGCTTTTGTTTTTGAACCCACGCAAAACTTATCAGCTGATACTTATTATGAAGTTATTGTGCCTGGCGGAGAGGCGGGCGTTATTGGTGAAGATGGATCAAGCATGGCTCAGGATTATGTTTGGCAATTTAAAACTAAAAACGATTCGGTCTGTCCGGTTGAATCAGTGGCGGTTTTGCCAATCAGAACACAGCTTTTAAATATTAATGATACGCAAAAATTTGACTCAGAGGCTTTAGGAGAAGCCTGTCAAATGTTAACCGGCAGCTATACTTGGCAGTGGAGTTCTGGTGATACTAAAATAGCTACTGTTAGCCCGACCGGTCCGAATAATTCCACAACTGCTACGGCTAAGGGGTTGGGGGAAACAAACATTACCGCTGCTACTAGCGGCAAAAGCAATCAAGCGTATTTAGTGGTTTCTCCGGCGCCCACTATAATCTCAAGTAGCCGTTTTCCGGCACCAAATTCAACTAACATATGTCGCAATGCATTTGTTCTGTTCACTTTTGACCAAGAGATGGATCTCAATACTATTAATACCAGCATGGCCACTACAACTACGGTAACTTTATGGGGCAAAAATCAGGATCAAGGCAGTCCAACCAGCAGTTTGTGGAACCTTTTCAAGAATTTAGTTTTAAAATTAAGAGATAATTTAATCAACGTTTCTCAGGCCGCACCACAAGGGCCACCAAAATCAGAGTGGACTCAAATAGCCGGAGAAGTCAAAAGCCAAGTAATTAGTATTGGCGGCATTGATTCGGATTCGCAGCAAAAACAAACATTAGTGCGATTTGTTCCTAGTTCAGCCTTGGACAGCCAGCGGCTCTATGAAATACGTATTGTCGGCGGGCCCAACGGAGTAAAAAGTAAATATGGGGTGTCGATGGCCCAAGATCAGTCGTGGCAGTTTACGACCGGCAACAAGATTTGTCAAATTCAAAGAGTTCAAATTACTCCACAAAGTTATATTTTCAGCCAAGCTAGGAAGGGTCATGATTTTTTTGCTACAGCTTATGCCAGAGACAACCAGCCGATTTCGCCGATCACAGGCGTCTATACTTGGACATGGGCGTGGACCGTTAAGGATAATTTAATTACGGTTACCGGAGATCAAGACAATCCTTCTAGGGGTGCGGCTGTGGCTGGCAGTACAAATGGCGATACGGTTTTAACTGCCGAAGCAGTTGATTCTCTTAATCAGTCGTTCACCAACTCGGCAGCAGTCAGGGTTTTTATTTGTGAAAACCCATGGGTTTATCCGCGGCCCAATGATACTAATTTTTATAATTTCCAGTTAAATTATTGTCGCGATGGCAGTCCGCTTTTGCCGGCCTTACCCGATCCGGTTAATGCGGCTAAGGCCGATAGCGAATTAAAGGTTAGTTGGCTATTTAATGTACCAAACACTTCGGACGTAATAGGCTTAAGGATTTACGATAATTTTGACCACTTAACGCCAGCCGAATGGTATAAGGTGAAAATTAACTCGCAATCTAATCCTTCTGCCGCGCCTAGCGTTGATGACTATCAGGCGATAAAAGACGGGCGAACCACTTATGTCGGCGCTACCAATGTTGATTTTGGTTTAATTGGTGGCGGCCAGCCGAAGTTGTATAGTAATATTTTCTTATTGTCTTATAATGATAATGCCAGTCAGGAGACGATTAAAATCGTCAATGATTTGATAAAATATTGGACGTTTAATATTAATGTGCGTGGCGATAAAATGAGCTTGGTTCACGACTTAAGCCGTTTGGTTAATTTTAATCAATTAAATCAGTTGCTATCTCAATATCGCGCGGCCAACAATGATTTTCCAAAATTAATTTCTGGTATTTATGTGCCCGGCATGACGACTAGCCGCTGGAGCTCCTGGCAAGATACTTTAGGAGACAGCTTAGGTTCAGCTTTGCCTATTGATCCGATTAACACTTTTGCTAACAGAAATAATTGTTCTGGCCAAAAACCTTATAGCTGTTGCGCTGATTGTCCGGTGAACGATCCGCAATGCCAAGGCAGATGCTATAATTCTGCGCCAGACAAATTAAAATACGAGTGTGTTGCCGGATCCCATGTTTATCAATATATGTATAAGTTTTTCCAAGGCAATAAAGGCTATGCTCTTTATAGTAATTTTGAGTATAGAGAGCCGAATAATTGGCAACACAATTGCGCGAGCTATAATCAAACAAGCACCTGCAGCAAGCATAATTGGTGCGCCTGGATTAATGGCAGCTGTAAGGCAAAAGACTTAAACTTTACCGGTAATGCTTGCAGTAGTCCGTCATCTTGTAGCTGTTTTAACATGCAATACTTAGAAACTTATTATTATCAACAAGAATGGGGGCAGCAACAGCAAGAGTCACAAAAGTAG
- a CDS encoding glycosyltransferase family 2 protein: MLSIIIVNWNVRSLLERCLNSIWQNQPSMPYEVIIIDNNSRDGSQDFLESISKKFDNLKIIFNNQNLGFARACNQGFKKSKGEIILFLNPDTEILLNSLDIAIDHLKKDSSAGILGGQIIDEEKETQASVRSFPDVFSQALILLKLHNLFPRTKVFKKYFLSDFDYQKQQAVDQVMGACLLIKRELMEKLHGFDEKFFLWFEEVDLCYRAKKLNYQVVYDPEIKVKHLGHQSFFKISPLKKQKIYNRSLIYYFRKHHPFWQAIFLACLTPLSLLMSFFVQLFYPWLKNYYVSRRY, translated from the coding sequence ATGCTGTCTATTATCATTGTTAACTGGAACGTCAGATCGCTATTGGAGCGATGCTTGAATTCTATCTGGCAAAACCAGCCGTCAATGCCATATGAAGTTATTATTATTGATAATAATTCACGCGATGGCAGTCAGGATTTTTTAGAAAGTATTAGTAAAAAATTCGATAATCTTAAGATTATTTTTAATAATCAAAACCTTGGTTTTGCCAGAGCCTGCAATCAGGGGTTTAAAAAATCAAAAGGCGAAATAATACTTTTCCTTAATCCTGACACCGAAATTTTATTAAATTCATTAGATATTGCTATCGATCATCTTAAAAAAGATTCATCAGCTGGCATTTTGGGCGGACAGATTATCGACGAAGAAAAAGAAACCCAGGCCTCGGTACGGAGTTTTCCCGACGTTTTCTCACAGGCCTTAATTTTATTGAAACTACACAATCTTTTTCCGCGCACTAAAGTTTTTAAAAAATATTTTTTGTCCGATTTTGACTATCAAAAACAACAAGCCGTGGATCAGGTGATGGGAGCGTGCCTTTTAATCAAGCGGGAGTTAATGGAAAAATTGCATGGTTTTGACGAAAAATTCTTTTTGTGGTTTGAAGAAGTTGATTTGTGCTATCGAGCTAAAAAATTAAATTATCAGGTTGTTTATGATCCGGAAATAAAAGTGAAGCATTTAGGGCATCAAAGTTTTTTCAAAATTTCACCTTTAAAAAAACAAAAAATTTATAATCGCAGTTTGATTTATTATTTTCGTAAGCACCATCCGTTTTGGCAGGCGATATTTCTAGCCTGCTTAACGCCACTAAGCTTATTAATGTCGTTTTTTGTTCAATTGTTTTATCCTTGGCTAAAGAATTATTATGTCTCTCGCCGTTACTAA